The stretch of DNA AAAATTCGCACGTACAACCTAGAAGGAAAAGAAGTCACTCTGAATATTTTGGGCAAAGGAGAAATTTTTGGTGAAATGGCGGCACTTGATGAAGTCCCTCGTTCCACCGATGTGATTACTCTAGCACCCACAATCATCGGCAATATGCCTGCTCAGGATTTTGTCCAATTAATTTATTCTGAGCCAATGGCAGGAGTTCGTCTGGCACAATTGATGGGGCGACGTTTGCGCCAAGTCAATCGCCGACTCCGGTTAAGAGAATCTGATAGTATGTCACGAGTAGCAGACACAATACTATTCTTGGCAGATGGACAGGGAAAACAAACCACCGAAGGAGTAGAAATTCCCAACCTCCCACATCGAGAATTGAGTAGCTTGAGTGGACTAGCAAGAGAAACTGTCACCAGAGTATTGACGAAGCTAGAAAAGAAAGGATTAATCAAGCGGGATCAGGATATTCTCAGAATTCCTGACATTAATGCCTTAGAAAAAATGATTGTTTAACCCTGCTGACATTTTGGCAATTTGCATGAATGAATCTTTCAAAGATC from Phormidium ambiguum IAM M-71 encodes:
- a CDS encoding Crp/Fnr family transcriptional regulator, with product MEDRNHNLIRSTPFFKGLPEGSVEKATAHLVTRNHPANQVILLENDWGSSVYFILEGWVKIRTYNLEGKEVTLNILGKGEIFGEMAALDEVPRSTDVITLAPTIIGNMPAQDFVQLIYSEPMAGVRLAQLMGRRLRQVNRRLRLRESDSMSRVADTILFLADGQGKQTTEGVEIPNLPHRELSSLSGLARETVTRVLTKLEKKGLIKRDQDILRIPDINALEKMIV